The genomic DNA CCAGCATCGCCACGCCCGGGTCGCGCCCCAGCAGCGTGCGGTACGAATGCCACACGCCGGCCATCGCCAGCAGCGCGATCGGCAACAGCAGCCAAACCGGCGGCAGGCGCCGGCCGCGCAATGTCAGCAGCGCGCGCCAGCACAGCGTGACGCAGACGGTGGCGCTGGTCCACAGCGGCAGGTGGGCGAAGTGCGGCGCGATCACCAGCAGCGCGGCCACCACCAGCAGCAGCGTATCGGCCTTGTCACGCGTCAGCACGGGCAGGCGCATCATGCGAACCCCTCCTGGCCATACAGGGCCAGCGCGCGCAGGCAGGCGGCGCGGTGCGCATCGCCCAGCGCCGCCGGGTAGTGATGGTGGCCGAGCCGGAACGCGTACGGCAGCGCGCGCGCTTCGGCCTGCAGTACCCATTGCGTCATGCGCGCCAGCCGCAGCTCGAGGTCCAGTTGCAGCGGCAGGTCGGCGAAGTCCAACAGCAGTTCGGCCACGGCACCGCCGTCGAAATGCTTGGTGACGAGCTGGCCGCCATCGCTCGGGTGCAGCCGGGCGATCTGGCGCCAGGCCAGGTGGCGCACCGGGTCGCCCGGCTGGTAGCTGCGGATGCCGGCGAAGTTGTCCAGCCCCACGGTGCCGTGCCCCTCCGCGCTGGCATCGCCGCGCGACGGCAGCGGCGGGGCATCCTGCTCGGGAAACGGGTAGACCAGCACGCGCAGGTCCGGCTGCCAGGTGCTCCAGGCGCCGAACAGTCCAAGCGGGAAGCGGGTGGTCAGCCGCACCGGCGGCGCATCGAGCCAGCCGCGCCGGGGCGCCGGCACGGCCAGCGCGACGGCCGTGCTGGTGCCGGCGGCCACGTCCGCCGCATGGGGGGCCTGCATGCGCCATGGCGTGCCGGGCGGATGGAAGCCGATGCGAATGGCGCAGCGGTCGGCCTTGCCGTCGTTGTGCAGGTGCAGTTCGAACTGCGCCTCCTCGCCCGCGAACACGGGTGGCGCGCGCCCGGCCACGAGGCGCAGGCCGGCCAGGTTGCGCACCGTGAGCACCATGTCGACGATGGCGCAGGCGCCGGCAAAGAAGGTCAGCGCGAAGCCCAGGCCGAGCGTGTAGTTGATGGCGCCGACCAGCATCAGCACCAGCAGCACGACATAGGCCACGCCGGCGCGGCTGGGCAGCACGTAGACGCGCCGCATCGTCAGCACGGTCGCGGCGCTGCGTTCCGGCTTGCGCAAGGCCGGCCTGGCCATGACTAGAGCGGCACGGACTGCTGCAGCTGCAGCACCAGGTCGCGGCTGGCCAGCGCCACGCCGTGCGCCGACTTCAGGGGCCGCAGCCGGTGCGCGCAGACGGGCACCAGTACGGCCTGCACGTCCTCCGGCAGCACGTGGTCGCGTCCTTCCAGCGCCGCCCATGCGCGCGCCGCCTGCAGCAGCGCCAGCGCGGCGCGCGGCGACAGCCCTTCGGCAAACGCGCCGTTCTGGCGCGAGGCCTGGGCCAGCGCCTGCACGTAGTCGACCAGCGCGCCTGAGGCGTGGATCCGGCGCAGCCCCTGCTGCGCGGCCGCCAGCTCGGCGGGCGTCATCGCCGCCGGCAGGGTCTTGAGCAAGGCGCGCCGGTCCTCGCCCAGCAGCAGCGCGCGTTCCGCGGCGGGGTCCGGGTAGCCCAGCGAAAGGCACATCAGGAAGCGGTCCAGCTGCGATTCCGGCAGGGGAAACGTGCCCACCTGGTGCGTGGGGTTCTGCGTGGCGATGACGAAGAATGGTTCGGGCAGGGGACGCGTGACGCCGTCCGCGCTGACCTGGCGTTCCTCCATCGCTTCCAGCAGGCCCGATTGCGTCTTCGGCGTGGCCCGGTTGATCTCGTCGGCCAGCAGCACCTGCGTGAAGATCGGGCCGGGATGGAACACGAAGCCGTTCTTTTCGCGTTCGTAGATCGAGATGCCCGCCACGTCGGCCGGCAGCAGGTCGCTGGTGAACTGGATGCGGTTGAAGCGCAAGCCCAGCGAAATGGCCAGCGCATGCGACAGCGTGGTCTTGCCGACACCCGGCACGTCTTCCACCAGCAGGTGGCCGCCGGCCAGCAGGCAGGTCAGCGCCTGGCGGATCTGCAGGTCCTTGCCGACGATGACGGTTCCCACCTGGCGCGCGACGGCGTGCAATTTTGCATACATGGTGTCTGATATCATGGTGCCTGTGATGCAGGGGATTCTACCCCGCGCCAATGATCATGCGGTACGGAAACGAGCGGGTACAGACCACAGCACAATGACCACAGCCATTTACAGCCATCCCGATTGCCAGCGTCACGAAATGGGGCAATGGCACCCCGAATCCCCCGCGCGGCTGCAAGCCATCGCCGACCAGCTGATCAACTCGCACATCGACGACCTGCTGCAGCATCGCGAAGCGCCATTGGTGGACCTGGCCGACGTGGCGCGCAACCACTCGCCCAACGCAATCGCCATCGTCAAGACCCAGCCGCACGAGGGCGACGACTACTATCCGATCGACGGCGACACGTCATTGAACCGGCACAGCTGGCAGGCCGCGTTGCGCGCCGCCGGCGCGGCGGTGGCGGCAACCGATGCCGTCATCGACGGCGAAATCGACAACGCGTTCTGCGCCGTGCGCCCGCCCGGCCACCATGCGCGGCCGTCGGCCCCGATGGGCTTCTGCCTGTTCAACAACGTGGCCATCGCGGCGCGCCATGCACTCGATGCGCGCGGCCTGAAACGGGTGGCCATCGTCGACTTCGACGTCCACCATGGCAACGGCACCGAGGAAGCGTTCCGCGACGAGCGCCGCGTGCTGATGGCCAGCTTCTTCCAGCACCCGTACTACCCGTATGTGGACGCGCTGCCGATCACGCCGAACCGGATCAACGTGCCGGTGCCCGCCTACACCAAGGGCGACGTGGTGCGCCAGTTGGTGCTGGACAAGTGGCTGCCGGCGCTGCACGCGTTCAAGCCGGAGATGCTGTTCATCTCGGCCGGTTTCGATGCGCACCGCGAGGACGACCTCGGGGGCATGGGCCTGGTGGAGGCGGATTATGCGTGGATGACGGAACAGCTGATGGCGGTGGCGAAGAAGCATGCCAAAGGGCGCATCGTCAGCTGCCTGGAGGGCGGTTACAACCTGTCGGCCCTGGGGCGCAGCGTGGTGGCGCACGTCAAGGCGCTGGCGGAGATATGAGAGACCCATGGTGACAGGCACCTGTTTGCGGGTCGAAAGACCCGCAAACAGGTGCCTGTCACCGCGGGTTACGTTCCATAATCGAATTCGACCACCGCATCATCGCTCCAGCCGCCATCGGCCAGCGGTGGCGTGAAGCGCCGCGTGTGCTGGCGGTTGACGGGCAGCGCCTCGCGCCGCGTGCCTTCGCGCAGCCAGGCCGCACGCAGCGGCTGCGGCGCCTCGAAGCCCGTGTGCGCCAGCGGCGAATGACAAGGGCCGCCGTTCGCTTCCAGCGCGGCGCGTGCCTGCGGCGTCAGCGCCTCGCGATCGATCGCCCACTGCACCGCGCATTGCAGGCGCAGGTCGCCCAGCCGGCGCGCATTGGCCGGCACGCCCGGGCTGCGCACGTCCGGCCGCCAGCGGAAGGAATTGCGTTTCTTGTTCAGTACCAGTTCGGCGCGGTCGGCCAGCGCCGCCGCGCTGCGCGGCAGCACGAAGCCGCCGTCGGCCGCCAGCTCGACGGGCAGGCGGACCGTGTCGCCGCTGATCGTCAGCGTCAGGCCGTCCAGCGTTTCGCCCGGCGCGGCGGGGCGCAGCAGGAAGCGCAGGCCGGCCTTCGGCGCGCGGGGCCGCTCCAGGTCGAACGCGTCCAGGCCCTTGACCATGGTGCGGTAGGCCTTCAGTTCCGGGTCGCGGATACCTGCCACTTCGACAACGGGAGCGGCGGCCGCGATGGCATGGAAGGCGAACAGGGAAGCGGGCAGATAAGCGGCGAGTTTCATCATGAAGAACGTGACGGGCAGGCGTCCATGGTACCAGCGACTTGCTGCCAAGAAAATAGGCGGCACGCCACAGTCCCGGTAAAATAGCGGATTGATCCAACGATTTTGAAGGCAAGAGCATGGCTATCCAATGGTTCCCCGGGCATATGAACGCCGCCAAGAAAAAGGCGGCGGAACAGATGGCGGACGTCGACGTCGTCATCGAGGTGGTCGATGCCCGCCTGCCGGCCGCCAGCTGCAACCCGCTGGTGGAGGAGCTGCGCAAGTTCCGCTCCAAGCCCTGCCTAAAGATCCTCAACAAGATCGACCTGGCCGACCCGGACGCCACGGCCGCCTGGGTGCGCCATTTCGAGCAGGACAGCAGCGTGACGGCCTACGCCATGACGACCAAGAAACCGGCGGACGTGGCCAAGGTGATCGACAAGGCGCGCGCGCTGGCGCCGCACCGCGGCGTGCCCACCAAGCCGCTGCGCATGATGATCATGGGGATCCCGAACGTCGGCAAGTCGACGCTGATGAACGCGCTGCTCAAGCGCCGCGTGGCGAAGGTGGGCGACGAGCCGGCCGTGACCAAGACCCAGCAGAAGATCTACCTGGACATGAACACGGCCATCATCGACACGCCCGGCCTGTTGTGGCCGAAGATCGAGATGCCCAGCGACGGGCTGGCGCTGGCGGCCAGTCACGCGATCGGCGCCAACGCCCTGATCGAGGAAGAAGTGGCGACCTGGCTGGCGGAAGAGCTGCTGCGCCGCTACCCGCAGCTGCTGCAGGCCCGCTACGGCTACAAGGACCTGGCGAGCATGGACGGCATCGCGGTCGTCGAGGGCCTGGCGCAGAAGCGCGGCTACCGCATCCGCGGCGGCGACTGGGACTTCGAGAAGGCGTCGCACATGCTGCTGCAGGACTACCGCAGCGGCGCGCTGGGCCGCATCTCGCTGGAGACGCCGGAAACGCGCGCCGCCGCGCTGGCCGTGTTCCAGGAAGAGGAGCGCGTCAAGGCCGAGAAGGCGGCTGCCAAGGCTGCCGAGAAAGAGGCCGAGCGGATGCGCGGCAAGCGGGGAACCTGAACCCGCGGCGGTCGATCCGCAGGGGTCTGTCCCCGGTAAGTGTTTGCTTGAGTGTTTGCCGTTTGCGTATCGAGGGGACTGACCCCGGTTTCTATCCACGCTGGAAGAACCCCGCGGTGACAGGCACCTGTCTTGGGGCGGTAACGCCCCAAGACAGGTGCCTGTCACCGTTGGTTCCGCTAGCCGAACCGGAAGCTCGACACCGCCAGCGCCCCGAAGAAATCCTCCTCGTGATACACGACGCTGGCTGCATCTTGTTCGGCGGCGCCCAGCGCCACCATCAGCGGCAGCAAATGCTCCTCGCGCGGGTGCGCCTGGCGCGCCGCCGGGGCCCGCTCCCATTCCAATAGCGCCTGCGTGCGCTGTGCCGGCGGCAGTGCCATCGCCTGCCGCAGCCAGCCGTCGAACGCATGCGAAGCCGCCGCCCCGGCCGCGTTGAACGCGCGCAGGTTGTGGTAACTGAGGCCGCTGCCGACGATCAGCACGCCGTCGCGCCGCAGCCCGGCCAGCGCGCGACCGGCAGCCAGGTGTTCGGCCGGATCGAG from Pseudoduganella armeniaca includes the following:
- a CDS encoding AAA family ATPase codes for the protein MYAKLHAVARQVGTVIVGKDLQIRQALTCLLAGGHLLVEDVPGVGKTTLSHALAISLGLRFNRIQFTSDLLPADVAGISIYEREKNGFVFHPGPIFTQVLLADEINRATPKTQSGLLEAMEERQVSADGVTRPLPEPFFVIATQNPTHQVGTFPLPESQLDRFLMCLSLGYPDPAAERALLLGEDRRALLKTLPAAMTPAELAAAQQGLRRIHASGALVDYVQALAQASRQNGAFAEGLSPRAALALLQAARAWAALEGRDHVLPEDVQAVLVPVCAHRLRPLKSAHGVALASRDLVLQLQQSVPL
- the ylqF gene encoding ribosome biogenesis GTPase YlqF, producing the protein MAIQWFPGHMNAAKKKAAEQMADVDVVIEVVDARLPAASCNPLVEELRKFRSKPCLKILNKIDLADPDATAAWVRHFEQDSSVTAYAMTTKKPADVAKVIDKARALAPHRGVPTKPLRMMIMGIPNVGKSTLMNALLKRRVAKVGDEPAVTKTQQKIYLDMNTAIIDTPGLLWPKIEMPSDGLALAASHAIGANALIEEEVATWLAEELLRRYPQLLQARYGYKDLASMDGIAVVEGLAQKRGYRIRGGDWDFEKASHMLLQDYRSGALGRISLETPETRAAALAVFQEEERVKAEKAAAKAAEKEAERMRGKRGT
- a CDS encoding DUF58 domain-containing protein codes for the protein MARPALRKPERSAATVLTMRRVYVLPSRAGVAYVVLLVLMLVGAINYTLGLGFALTFFAGACAIVDMVLTVRNLAGLRLVAGRAPPVFAGEEAQFELHLHNDGKADRCAIRIGFHPPGTPWRMQAPHAADVAAGTSTAVALAVPAPRRGWLDAPPVRLTTRFPLGLFGAWSTWQPDLRVLVYPFPEQDAPPLPSRGDASAEGHGTVGLDNFAGIRSYQPGDPVRHLAWRQIARLHPSDGGQLVTKHFDGGAVAELLLDFADLPLQLDLELRLARMTQWVLQAEARALPYAFRLGHHHYPAALGDAHRAACLRALALYGQEGFA
- a CDS encoding histone deacetylase family protein — protein: MTTAIYSHPDCQRHEMGQWHPESPARLQAIADQLINSHIDDLLQHREAPLVDLADVARNHSPNAIAIVKTQPHEGDDYYPIDGDTSLNRHSWQAALRAAGAAVAATDAVIDGEIDNAFCAVRPPGHHARPSAPMGFCLFNNVAIAARHALDARGLKRVAIVDFDVHHGNGTEEAFRDERRVLMASFFQHPYYPYVDALPITPNRINVPVPAYTKGDVVRQLVLDKWLPALHAFKPEMLFISAGFDAHREDDLGGMGLVEADYAWMTEQLMAVAKKHAKGRIVSCLEGGYNLSALGRSVVAHVKALAEI